One genomic region from Rosa rugosa chromosome 1, drRosRugo1.1, whole genome shotgun sequence encodes:
- the LOC133740116 gene encoding 1-aminocyclopropane-1-carboxylate oxidase 4, which produces MASLPEPVHENPIDFRAPPPSPVASGRRSSLTNDDIITEFLQHSLNVPDLILPDKFFPKQKSVENPPTIDFETLCSDQYDDASVTKIIESIARIGCFQLVNHGISSDFVRSVQAEATGIFQVPLEKRADITRSPEKPYGFEEVHGEEADTELSEEFVWCREQGLKLAMEGIWPIGYSNYSNFSKKLETLMTDIEKICERILQSLLSFKQKQSVNGNALVQGKELGTVCCFYKHNQNVLADKWDSYLRYDVIRMLIRGTDYSHALCLHLCDGSSEFHVYSKKGWVSFSPDKDALVVTTGDQMQAWSGSQYKHVIGRPIFKAEKEECISMALLYSPPSTMTNSQSNKEKKILLGQQFILAILLTLVYQFSVYFYRNF; this is translated from the exons ATGGCAAGCTTACCTGAACCCGTCCACGAAAACCCCATTGATTTTCGTGCCCCGCCACCTTCTCCAGTTGCCTCTGGCCGGCGATCATCCCTCACAAATGACGATATCATTACCGAATTCCTCCAGCACTCCCTCAATGTCCCTGACCTCATCTTGCCAGACAAATTCTTTCCAAAACAAAAATCAGTTGAAAATCCCCCCACAATTGATTTTGAAACATTGTGTTCAGATCAATATGATGATGCTAGTGTTACCAAGATTATTGAGTCAATAGCAAGAATTGGGTGTTTTCAGTTAGTGAACCATGGAATTTCAAGTGATTTTGTAAGGTCAGTGCAGGCTGAAGCCACCGGGATTTTCCAGGTGCCACTGGAGAAGAGGGCGGACATAACAAGGTCACCGGAGAAGCCGTATGGGTTCGAGGAAGTTCACGGTGAGGAAGCTGACACCGAATTGAGTGAAGAGTTCGTTTGGTGTAGAGAACAAGGTTTGAAGTTGGCAATGGAGGGAATTTGGCCAATTGGGTATTCAAATTATTCAAATTTCAG CAAGAAATTGGAGACCCTTATGACAGACATTGAGAAGATTTGTGAGAGAATTCTACAAagcttattgagctttaaacaAAAACAATCTGTTAATGGAAATGCTTTGGTTCAAGGAAAAGAACTTGGGACAGTTTGTTGTTTTTACAAGCACAATCAGAATGTTTTAGCTGATAAGTGGGATAGCTATCTGAGATATGATGTGATTAGGATGCTGATAAGAGGAACTGATTACTCTCATGCCTTGTGTCTGCATCTTTGTGATGGATCCTCAGAGTTTCATGTTTACTCCAAGAAAGGTTGGGTTTCTTTTAGCCCAGATAAAGATGCTCTTGTAGTTACCACAGGGGACCAAATGCAG GCATGGAGTGGAAGCCAATACAAGCATGTGATAGGAAGGCCAATCTTTAAGGCTGAGAAGGAGGAATGCATTTCAATGGCCCTTCTCTATTCCCCTCCAAGCACCATGACAAACTCCCAAAGcaacaaggaaaagaaaatcttaCTCGGTCAACAATTTATATTGGCTATATTACTAACTCTTGTCTACCAATTTTCAGTATACTTCTACAGAAATTTTTGA